In Flavobacterium sp. CBA20B-1, one DNA window encodes the following:
- a CDS encoding DUF4258 domain-containing protein: protein MKFSQRFAYYLLGLLIGGIIVFYFFDAKDTEFCYLPNCRVLKDLRSKPLTISDKAQTSFDQSVVDMNDIKMCLTHGDVDFDRSNIAEQNGKLYVIEGQNAQKEPITVEMINYSDKVLIKDVYPTKK from the coding sequence ATGAAATTTTCACAGCGTTTCGCTTACTATTTATTAGGACTTTTAATTGGCGGTATCATTGTATTCTATTTTTTCGATGCAAAAGATACGGAGTTTTGCTACCTACCCAATTGTAGGGTTTTAAAAGATTTACGTTCAAAACCATTAACAATTTCTGATAAAGCACAAACAAGTTTCGACCAATCGGTGGTAGATATGAACGATATTAAAATGTGCTTAACCCACGGCGACGTAGATTTTGACAGAAGCAACATTGCCGAGCAAAATGGTAAATTATACGTTATCGAAGGACAAAATGCTCAAAAAGAACCTATTACTGTCGAAATGATCAATTACAGCGACAAAGTGCTTATTAAAGACGTTTATCCCACAAAAAAATAA
- a CDS encoding glycosyltransferase — protein MNYSFVIPIFNRPEEMEELLYSLSKQTYTDYFEVVVVEDGSTIDCREVVNRYSDQLNIAYHYKDNSGPGDSRNYGMKVAKGDYFIILDSDCILPPNYLTEVHAYLTHNYVDCFGGPDAAHESFSDVQKAINQVMTSVLTTGGIRGASEKLGKFQPRSFNMGISKKAFMESGGFGRIHPGEDPDLSIRLWKLHFKTALITNAYVFHKRRIDWEKFYKQVNKFGKARPILNQRYPEYNKITYWFPSLFIIGFCFSVFALFLGIYVFIALYVFYFLALFMQSLVATKSLKISFLTIIASFIQFFGYGAGFLYSYFLLNIKKEDAVEAMPEMFFK, from the coding sequence ATGAATTATTCTTTTGTAATACCTATATTTAACCGTCCGGAGGAAATGGAAGAATTGCTTTATAGTTTATCCAAACAAACCTATACCGATTATTTTGAAGTGGTGGTGGTGGAAGATGGGTCAACTATTGATTGCCGTGAGGTGGTGAACAGATACAGCGATCAACTAAACATTGCTTACCACTATAAAGATAACTCCGGCCCGGGCGATTCACGCAATTATGGCATGAAGGTGGCAAAAGGAGATTATTTCATAATTTTGGATTCAGATTGTATTCTTCCACCCAATTATTTAACGGAAGTGCATGCGTATCTCACCCACAATTATGTAGATTGTTTTGGCGGACCCGATGCTGCCCACGAATCGTTTTCTGATGTTCAAAAGGCAATTAACCAAGTAATGACATCGGTTTTAACAACAGGTGGTATTCGCGGAGCATCTGAAAAATTAGGTAAGTTTCAACCACGAAGTTTCAATATGGGAATTTCTAAAAAAGCATTTATGGAGTCGGGAGGTTTTGGAAGAATTCATCCCGGCGAAGATCCCGATTTATCGATACGCTTGTGGAAATTGCATTTTAAAACTGCTTTAATAACAAATGCTTATGTTTTCCACAAACGCAGAATCGATTGGGAAAAATTCTACAAACAAGTAAATAAATTTGGAAAAGCACGCCCTATTTTAAACCAGCGCTATCCTGAATACAACAAAATCACCTATTGGTTTCCGTCGTTGTTTATTATTGGGTTTTGTTTTTCGGTTTTTGCTCTTTTTCTAGGAATATATGTATTTATTGCATTGTATGTGTTCTATTTTTTGGCATTATTCATGCAAAGTTTAGTTGCAACAAAAAGCTTAAAAATAAGTTTTTTAACTATAATTGCAAGTTTTATTCAATT
- a CDS encoding type I restriction endonuclease subunit R translates to MKYTESQLEQAFISLLETEGYRYINGKELVRTSNQEVLIKEDLRTFLLARYSDLEEIELESIINEIAFQSASNLYESNKYICKLLADGLIFKRNDPAKKDLHIRYIDIENIQANTFKIVNQLEIQGSELRIPDLILYINGIPVVVFEFKTAIEEEITIYDAFKQLTVRYRRAIPEMMKYNVFCVISDGVNNKAGTVFSPYEFFYGWNKITGDEKKALTGIDTTTSIVHGMLNQNRLVDIIHHFVLFPDTSKNELKILTRYPQYYASNKLYQNILKHRKPEGDGKGGTYFGATGCGKSYTMLYLSRLLMRSTDFASPTIIIISDRTDLDDQLSKDFTNAKKFIGDENIINIESRADLRDRLRGIESGGVYLTTVQKFAEDAEILSDRTNIICISDEAHRSQVNLDLKVKIDEEKGVTKSYGFAKYLHDSLPNATYVGFTGTPIDKTLEVFGEVVDQYTMFESVNDEITVRLVYEGRAAKVNLDYNKVQEIEQYYENAVAEGASEYHVEASQKAIAKMEVVLGDGDRIKAIAKDFVEHYENRLEENATVAGKVMFVCASRGIAYKLFKEILALRPEWGEMLLPEGLNEKEQKEIKPMERVKLIMTRNKDDEKELWDLLGSKDDRKELDRQFKQINSNFKIAIVVDMWLTGFDVPFLDTIYIDKPLQTHNLIQTISRVNRKYQGKDRGLVVDYIGIKKNLNHALSLFNSQTADDDFEDISQAEILVRDQLDLLGKFFHRFDTKDYFEGSPIQRLNCLNSASEFVLQTEESEKFFVNVTKKLKSSYNLVSGSELFTEKEVDEIHFYFAVKSIVVKLTKGEAPDTAQMNLKVAKLVEEAIISEGVEEIFKLDDNKANAIDLFNDKFIEKIANLELPNTKIKILERLLKQAINDFKKVNKVKGQDFAERLQSIINRYNERSEGDILDYEGIQFDTAEQMLNLIIKLRAEMDSFEDLGIDYEEKAFYDILDMICKQYGFEFDNDKMLELAREIKKIVDSTAKYPDWNDRDDIKAQLKMDIIVKLHQFGYPPITQDDVYKNVLEQAENFKKNRKI, encoded by the coding sequence ATGAAATACACCGAATCTCAATTAGAACAAGCCTTTATCAGCCTACTGGAAACAGAAGGTTATCGCTATATCAACGGAAAAGAATTGGTTAGAACTTCCAATCAAGAAGTATTAATCAAAGAAGATTTACGTACTTTTTTGTTGGCTCGATACAGTGATTTAGAAGAAATAGAACTTGAAAGCATTATCAATGAAATTGCTTTTCAATCTGCATCTAATTTGTATGAATCAAATAAATATATATGTAAATTATTGGCTGATGGATTGATTTTTAAACGCAATGATCCGGCTAAGAAAGATTTACACATTCGATATATTGATATTGAAAATATACAAGCTAACACTTTTAAGATTGTCAATCAATTAGAAATTCAAGGTTCGGAATTGCGTATTCCCGATTTAATTTTGTACATCAATGGCATTCCGGTGGTGGTGTTTGAATTTAAAACGGCTATTGAGGAAGAAATTACCATTTATGATGCGTTTAAACAATTAACGGTTCGTTACCGCAGGGCTATTCCGGAAATGATGAAATACAATGTTTTTTGTGTAATTAGTGATGGGGTAAACAACAAAGCAGGAACGGTATTTTCTCCTTACGAATTCTTTTATGGTTGGAACAAAATTACAGGCGATGAAAAGAAAGCATTGACAGGAATTGACACCACAACTTCGATTGTTCACGGAATGTTGAACCAAAACCGTTTAGTTGATATTATTCATCACTTTGTGTTGTTTCCCGATACTTCAAAAAATGAACTAAAAATATTGACACGTTATCCGCAATATTACGCATCGAATAAATTGTATCAAAATATTTTAAAACACCGAAAACCAGAAGGAGATGGTAAGGGTGGAACGTATTTTGGCGCAACAGGCTGTGGAAAAAGTTATACCATGTTATATCTTTCGAGGTTATTAATGCGTTCAACCGATTTTGCAAGTCCAACCATCATCATCATTTCAGATCGTACCGATTTAGACGACCAATTATCTAAGGATTTTACCAATGCCAAAAAATTTATTGGAGATGAAAACATCATCAATATTGAATCAAGAGCAGATTTAAGAGATCGTTTACGAGGAATTGAAAGTGGTGGTGTGTATTTAACTACCGTTCAAAAATTTGCTGAGGATGCTGAGATTTTATCAGACAGAACGAATATCATCTGTATATCAGATGAGGCGCATCGTTCACAAGTAAACTTAGATTTAAAAGTTAAAATAGATGAAGAGAAAGGCGTAACCAAATCGTATGGTTTTGCAAAATACCTGCACGATTCTTTACCCAATGCAACGTATGTGGGTTTCACAGGAACACCAATTGATAAAACCTTAGAAGTTTTTGGTGAGGTGGTAGATCAATATACCATGTTTGAATCGGTAAATGATGAAATTACCGTACGCTTGGTATATGAAGGTCGGGCTGCAAAAGTAAATTTAGATTACAATAAAGTTCAGGAAATTGAACAGTATTACGAAAATGCTGTTGCAGAAGGAGCTTCGGAATATCATGTAGAAGCCAGTCAAAAAGCTATTGCCAAAATGGAAGTAGTTTTAGGCGATGGTGACCGTATAAAAGCAATAGCGAAAGATTTTGTGGAGCATTATGAAAATCGTTTAGAAGAAAACGCAACGGTAGCTGGCAAAGTAATGTTTGTATGTGCATCTCGCGGTATCGCTTACAAATTATTTAAAGAGATTTTAGCTTTACGACCAGAATGGGGAGAAATGCTGCTTCCTGAAGGTTTAAACGAAAAAGAACAAAAGGAAATAAAACCGATGGAGCGTGTAAAGTTGATTATGACACGTAATAAAGATGATGAAAAGGAATTGTGGGATTTATTAGGCAGTAAAGATGATCGTAAAGAATTGGATCGACAGTTTAAACAGATCAATTCCAATTTTAAAATTGCCATCGTGGTTGATATGTGGTTAACCGGTTTTGATGTTCCTTTTTTGGATACGATTTATATTGACAAACCTTTACAAACACATAATTTAATACAGACTATTTCGCGTGTAAATCGTAAATACCAAGGAAAAGATCGTGGTTTGGTAGTTGATTATATCGGCATCAAAAAGAATCTGAATCATGCGCTAAGTTTGTTTAATAGCCAAACTGCCGATGATGATTTTGAAGATATTTCGCAGGCGGAAATATTGGTTAGAGACCAATTGGATTTATTAGGCAAATTTTTTCATCGCTTTGATACAAAAGATTATTTCGAAGGCTCGCCTATTCAGCGTTTAAACTGTTTAAACAGCGCTTCGGAATTTGTATTACAAACCGAAGAATCAGAAAAGTTTTTTGTGAACGTAACCAAAAAGTTAAAATCTTCCTACAATTTAGTCAGCGGTTCAGAATTGTTTACAGAAAAAGAAGTAGATGAAATTCATTTTTATTTTGCCGTAAAATCAATAGTGGTGAAACTAACAAAAGGCGAAGCACCCGATACAGCTCAGATGAACCTTAAAGTTGCTAAGTTGGTAGAAGAAGCCATTATTTCAGAAGGAGTCGAAGAGATTTTTAAGTTAGATGACAATAAAGCCAATGCCATTGATTTGTTCAATGATAAATTCATCGAAAAAATAGCTAATTTAGAATTACCCAATACAAAAATCAAAATATTAGAACGCTTGTTGAAGCAGGCAATCAACGATTTTAAAAAAGTAAACAAAGTAAAAGGACAAGATTTTGCAGAACGATTGCAGTCGATTATCAACCGTTACAACGAACGCAGCGAGGGTGATATTTTAGATTATGAAGGCATTCAGTTTGATACAGCCGAACAAATGCTGAATCTCATCATAAAACTTCGTGCAGAAATGGATTCGTTCGAAGATTTAGGCATTGATTACGAAGAAAAAGCGTTCTATGACATTCTAGATATGATTTGTAAGCAATACGGTTTTGAGTTTGATAATGACAAGATGTTGGAATTAGCTCGTGAAATAAAAAAGATTGTTGATAGCACAGCTAAATATCCTGATTGGAATGATCGTGACGACATTAAAGCGCAATTAAAAATGGATATTATCGTAAAATTGCATCAATTTGGCTATCCACCCATTACACAAGACGATGTGTATAAAAACGTGTTGGAACAAGCAGAGAATTTTAAGAAGAATAGGAAGATATGA
- a CDS encoding T9SS response regulator signal transducer PorX gives MNEIKILWVDDEIDLLKPHILFLEKKGYQVTTATNGQDAIDLFDEDNFDIVFLDENMPGITGLETLAELKEKKSTTPIIMITKSEEEYIMDEAIGSKIADYLIKPVNPNQILLSLKKNLDHSRLVSEKTSLDYQKEFRKIAMDMMQANSHQDWADLYKRLIFWEMQLENIEDQNLAEILERQKEEANIQFGKFVEKNYEDWINDEETAPLFSHKLFVRKVVPELRGEENILFIVIDNLRYDQWKAFEGIVNQHYKVLKEDYYFSILPTATQYARNAIFSGLTPLEMEKQLPQYWKNDTDDGGKNLFEANFLEEQLKRLRINIKHEYHKITNLKDGKKFADNFKSMKDNKLIALVYNFVDMISHAKTEMEVIKELASTDKAYRSLTQSWFKNSPLLDIIQQAQNNGFKLIITTDHGTINCKNPSQVIGDKNTSLNLRYKTGKSLTYEPKDVYVVKDPKKVQLPAINISSSYIFAKSDYFLAYINNYNYYVSYFKNTYQHGGISLEEMIIPFITLTPKK, from the coding sequence ATGAACGAAATTAAGATATTATGGGTTGATGACGAAATTGACCTTTTAAAACCACATATATTATTTTTAGAAAAAAAGGGATACCAAGTCACTACTGCTACCAATGGGCAAGATGCGATTGATTTGTTTGATGAAGACAATTTTGACATTGTTTTTTTAGATGAAAACATGCCGGGAATTACCGGTTTGGAAACGTTGGCAGAACTAAAAGAAAAAAAATCGACCACTCCTATTATAATGATTACAAAGAGTGAAGAAGAATATATAATGGATGAAGCCATTGGTTCTAAAATTGCCGATTATTTGATAAAACCCGTAAATCCCAATCAAATTTTATTGAGTTTAAAAAAGAATTTAGACCATTCAAGGTTGGTTTCCGAAAAAACTTCTTTAGATTATCAAAAAGAATTCCGAAAAATTGCGATGGATATGATGCAGGCAAATTCGCACCAAGATTGGGCCGATTTGTACAAGCGTTTGATTTTTTGGGAAATGCAATTAGAAAATATTGAAGATCAAAATTTGGCGGAGATTCTAGAACGCCAAAAAGAAGAAGCCAATATTCAGTTTGGTAAATTTGTAGAAAAAAACTACGAAGATTGGATCAATGATGAAGAAACTGCCCCATTATTTTCGCACAAATTATTCGTAAGAAAAGTAGTGCCTGAGCTTCGTGGCGAAGAAAATATCTTATTTATTGTGATTGATAATTTGCGATACGATCAATGGAAAGCATTTGAAGGCATCGTGAACCAACATTATAAAGTATTAAAAGAAGATTATTATTTTTCAATACTGCCCACAGCAACTCAATATGCCAGAAACGCCATTTTTTCTGGATTAACGCCCCTAGAAATGGAAAAACAATTGCCACAATATTGGAAAAACGATACAGACGATGGCGGAAAAAATCTTTTTGAAGCCAATTTCCTAGAAGAGCAATTAAAACGTTTGCGCATAAACATTAAACACGAATACCATAAAATCACCAATTTAAAAGACGGTAAAAAATTCGCAGATAATTTTAAATCAATGAAAGACAATAAGTTAATTGCATTGGTTTATAATTTTGTAGATATGATATCGCATGCAAAAACCGAAATGGAAGTTATAAAAGAATTAGCGTCAACCGATAAAGCGTATCGTTCGCTTACTCAAAGCTGGTTTAAAAACTCTCCGTTATTAGATATTATTCAACAAGCACAAAACAACGGTTTTAAACTAATTATCACAACCGATCACGGTACCATTAACTGTAAAAACCCGTCGCAAGTGATAGGTGACAAAAACACAAGTTTAAATTTGCGTTATAAAACAGGAAAATCACTAACCTATGAACCAAAAGATGTATATGTGGTGAAAGATCCTAAAAAAGTACAATTACCGGCAATAAATATCAGTAGTTCATATATCTTTGCTAAAAGCGATTATTTTTTGGCGTATATTAACAACTATAATTATTATGTGAGTTATTTTAAAAATACGTATCAGCACGGAGGAATTTCTCTAGAAGAAATGATTATACCATTTATTACATTAACACCAAAAAAGTAA
- a CDS encoding alanine dehydrogenase, translated as MDTMSPFSKSQLIPQEEKLEIRKKRGQLFIGIPKEDFKIEKRVCLTPESVNMLVKAGHKVLIEAGAGVEASYDDKKYSEAGAVITHDKEKVFGCPILLKVEPPTIEEIRLMKPKTYLFSAIQLKTQTKEYFAALEKKKITALCYEFIKDRYNAYPFLDAISQIAGIASIQIAADYMCRMNGGKGLLFGNVAGVPPTEVVILGAGLVAESAIRTALALGVNVKVFDNNIHKLKRLQKTLPSQVFTSTIQEKVLSKALMRCDVAIGAVKGCNRSPILVTEEMVQRMKPGAVIIDVCIDNGGCFETSEVTTHEKPTITKYGVIHYGVPNITAKYSKTASLAISNIISPYLLDLSENGSIDDAVSYDNTIRSGIYMYKGILVNEAIGKWFHLNYKDINLIVL; from the coding sequence ATGGATACAATGAGCCCTTTTTCAAAATCGCAATTAATTCCTCAAGAGGAAAAACTGGAAATCCGTAAAAAACGCGGACAACTTTTTATTGGTATTCCCAAAGAAGATTTTAAAATTGAAAAAAGGGTGTGCCTTACACCCGAATCGGTAAATATGCTTGTAAAAGCCGGTCACAAAGTATTGATTGAAGCAGGTGCGGGTGTAGAAGCTAGTTATGACGATAAAAAGTACAGCGAAGCAGGTGCTGTAATTACCCACGACAAAGAAAAAGTTTTCGGCTGCCCTATTCTATTAAAAGTAGAACCACCTACAATAGAAGAAATACGGCTCATGAAACCCAAAACCTATCTGTTTTCAGCCATACAATTAAAAACGCAAACAAAGGAATATTTCGCAGCACTCGAAAAAAAGAAAATTACTGCTTTGTGTTATGAATTCATCAAAGACCGCTACAACGCTTATCCGTTTTTAGATGCAATAAGCCAAATTGCCGGAATTGCTTCGATTCAAATTGCTGCCGATTATATGTGCAGAATGAATGGTGGCAAAGGCTTGCTTTTTGGCAATGTAGCCGGTGTGCCTCCAACAGAAGTTGTTATTCTCGGGGCAGGTTTGGTGGCAGAATCGGCCATACGAACGGCATTGGCTTTAGGCGTAAACGTGAAAGTGTTCGACAATAACATTCACAAATTAAAACGTTTACAAAAAACATTGCCTTCACAAGTTTTCACATCAACCATACAAGAAAAAGTACTTTCAAAAGCGCTTATGCGTTGCGATGTGGCCATTGGCGCCGTAAAAGGTTGCAACCGCTCCCCTATTTTGGTAACAGAAGAAATGGTGCAACGCATGAAACCAGGTGCTGTGATTATAGATGTTTGCATAGACAATGGTGGTTGTTTTGAAACATCGGAAGTAACCACACACGAAAAACCAACTATCACAAAATATGGCGTGATTCATTATGGAGTGCCTAATATCACAGCAAAATATTCTAAAACAGCCTCTTTGGCTATAAGCAACATTATATCGCCCTATTTGCTAGATTTAAGTGAAAACGGTTCCATAGATGATGCGGTGAGCTACGACAACACCATTCGTTCGGGAATTTATATGTACAAAGGAATTTTGGTTAACGAAGCAATAGGCAAATGGTTTCACTTAAATTATAAAGACATTAATTTAATAGTGCTTTAA
- the tsaE gene encoding tRNA (adenosine(37)-N6)-threonylcarbamoyltransferase complex ATPase subunit type 1 TsaE, which produces MTITYSIQNLDEVAKKLINSSTHKTWLFEAQMGAGKTTLIKALAKNLGVTDMANSPTFSIVNEYFGDKGKVFHFDLYRLKNQEEAYDMGLDEYFTENVWCFVEWPEMAMDVIPDETHKVSIRIINEHTRELNFE; this is translated from the coding sequence ATGACCATTACCTACTCTATCCAAAATTTAGATGAAGTGGCGAAGAAGTTAATCAATAGCAGCACGCACAAAACATGGCTTTTTGAAGCACAAATGGGTGCAGGAAAAACCACGTTGATCAAAGCACTTGCAAAAAATTTGGGTGTAACCGATATGGCAAATAGTCCTACTTTTTCTATTGTAAACGAATATTTCGGAGATAAAGGCAAGGTTTTTCATTTTGATTTGTATCGATTAAAAAATCAAGAAGAAGCTTATGATATGGGATTAGATGAATATTTTACTGAAAATGTGTGGTGTTTTGTAGAATGGCCTGAAATGGCTATGGATGTAATACCCGATGAAACCCACAAAGTTTCCATCAGAATAATAAATGAACACACACGCGAATTAAATTTTGAATAA
- the pepT gene encoding peptidase T: protein MENKQHIIDRFVSYVTVDTESDPNSETTPSTKKQWNLANQLVEELKQIGMEDVTIDENAYIMATLPSNVSHDVPTIGFVSHFDTSPDFTGANVKPQIVHNYDGGDIVLNKEENIILSPNYFDDLLQYKGQTLITTDGTTLLGADDKAGICEIVSAMEYLIQHPEIKHGKIRIGFTPDEEIGRGAHKFDVAKFGADWAYTMDGSQIGELEYENFNAAGVKLIFKGKSVHPGYAKGKMINSMLLANKFISKLPSKEVPEKTTGYEGFFHVNDIHGSIEETEVHMIIRDHSMKKFKKRKKLIREMVNKFNKKYAEKFGDKIVECEIKDQYYNMKEKVEPVMHIVDIAEQAMKELNIKPIIKPIRGGTDGSQLSYMGLPCPNIFAGGHNFHGKYEYVPVESIMKATQVIVKIAEITAKR, encoded by the coding sequence ATGGAAAATAAACAACATATTATTGACCGATTTGTAAGTTACGTGACCGTAGATACCGAATCGGATCCAAATTCAGAAACTACACCATCAACCAAAAAACAATGGAATTTAGCCAACCAATTAGTGGAAGAGCTGAAACAAATTGGTATGGAAGATGTAACGATTGATGAAAACGCATACATCATGGCAACATTGCCGAGTAACGTATCGCACGATGTGCCAACAATTGGTTTTGTTTCGCATTTTGATACATCGCCCGATTTTACTGGTGCAAATGTAAAACCCCAAATTGTACATAACTACGATGGTGGTGATATTGTATTAAACAAGGAAGAAAACATTATTCTATCACCCAATTATTTTGATGATTTGTTGCAATATAAAGGGCAAACACTAATAACAACAGACGGAACAACTTTGTTAGGTGCAGATGACAAAGCAGGTATTTGTGAGATTGTATCCGCTATGGAATATCTGATCCAGCACCCAGAGATTAAACATGGCAAAATCCGAATTGGCTTTACACCCGATGAAGAAATTGGCCGCGGAGCCCATAAATTCGATGTAGCAAAATTTGGTGCTGATTGGGCATACACCATGGACGGAAGCCAAATTGGTGAATTAGAATACGAAAATTTTAATGCTGCAGGTGTAAAATTAATCTTTAAAGGAAAAAGTGTACACCCAGGATATGCAAAAGGAAAAATGATTAATTCTATGCTTTTGGCAAATAAATTCATATCTAAATTACCAAGCAAAGAAGTACCGGAAAAAACAACCGGTTATGAGGGCTTCTTTCATGTAAACGATATTCATGGATCAATCGAAGAAACAGAAGTGCACATGATTATTCGCGACCACAGTATGAAAAAATTTAAAAAGCGTAAAAAGTTAATCCGCGAAATGGTAAACAAATTCAATAAAAAATACGCTGAGAAATTTGGTGATAAAATCGTTGAATGTGAAATTAAAGACCAGTATTATAATATGAAAGAAAAGGTAGAACCTGTGATGCATATTGTTGATATTGCTGAGCAAGCGATGAAGGAATTGAATATAAAACCAATTATAAAACCAATTCGTGGTGGTACGGATGGCTCACAGCTTTCGTATATGGGATTACCTTGTCCAAATATTTTTGCAGGCGGACACAACTTTCACGGAAAGTACGAATATGTTCCAGTTGAAAGTATCATGAAAGCTACACAAGTTATTGTGAAAATTGCCGAAATCACCGCTAAAAGATAA